In a genomic window of Syngnathus typhle isolate RoL2023-S1 ecotype Sweden linkage group LG4, RoL_Styp_1.0, whole genome shotgun sequence:
- the nob1 gene encoding RNA-binding protein NOB1, protein MAQPGVEHVVADAGAFLHKAPLQDIGKNVYTLREVVDEIRDKATRRSLAFLPYQLNLRQPAAQHIRLVTDFSKKTGDYPSLSPTDIKVLALTLQLEEEHVGTGHLRKEPRHQVDVSDTHRHPETPVNVAGFYFPSKGSECKQEVRSTPASPETEADNFNSFLFWRQTPAPVDNHLLALLEEGAVQEVTGRDEEEEEWEGDDDESGAWITPSNIGRMKTDSSDWTADAQVKVGCLTTDFAMQNVLIQMGLHVVSLRGMLIKQARNYILRCHACFTTTSSMSKQFCPKCGNRTLKKVSVSVDEDGHVHMHFSSNPKVLSARGLRYNLPLPRGGKHSQNPLVCEDQRFPQQRLSRKARQKTDAWDPDYAAGGASPFCQNDIYSRAANLKLRDADCGAGRRRVNPNAARRKCNK, encoded by the exons ATGGCGCAGCCCGGAGTGGAGCATGTCGTCGCAGACGCGGGAGCTTTTTTGCACAAAGCTCCTCTCCAG GACATTGGGAAGAACGTCTACACGCTGAGGGAGGTGGTGGACGAGATTCGGGACAAAGCTACCAGGAGGAGTCTGGCCTTCCTCCCGTACCAGCTCAACCTACGGCAGCCTGCGGCCCAACACATCCGATTGG TGACTGATTTCTCCAAGAAGACGGGAGATTACCCCAGCCTGTCACCCACCGACATCAAAGTTTTGGCTCTTACGTTGCAACTGGAGGAGGAACACGTCGGGACGGGACATCTGCGCAAAGAGCCCCGCCACCAG GTGGATGTGAGCGACACGCATCGCCACCCGGAGACGCCCGTCAATGTGGCGGGATTCTACTTCCCTTCCAAG GGTTCTGAATGCAAGCAGGAAGTGAGGAGCACGCCGGCGTCGCCTGAAACGGAAGCGGACAACTTCAACAGCTTCCTGTTCTGGAGGCAAACGCCGGCCCCCGTTGACAACCACCTGTTGGCTTTACTG GAGGAAGGTGCCGTGCAGGAAGTCACCGGgagagatgaagaggaggaggaatggGAGGGCGATGATGACGAAAGCGGAGCCTGGATCACGCCCAGTAACATCGGGCGGATGAAAACAGACTCCTCTGATTGGACGGCAGATGCCCAGGTCAAAGTTGGATGTCTGACCACAGACTTTGCCATGCAG AACGTTCTGATCCAGATGGGGCTCCACGTGGTGTCGCTCCGCGGAATGTTAATCAAACAGGCTCGGAATTACATCCTCAGATGTCACGCTTGCTTCAC GACCACCAGCAGCATGAGCAAACAGTTTTGTCCAAAATGTGGCAACCGAACGCTCAAGAAGGTCAGCGTCAGCGTGGACGAGGACGGACATGTGCACATGCACTTCTCCAGCAACCCCAAAGTGCTCAGTGCACGTGGCCTCAGG TATAATTTGCCGCTCCCGCGGGGGGGCAAGCACAGCCAGAACCCGCTCGTGTGCGAGGACCAGCGCTTCCCTCAGCAACGTCTGTCCCGAAAAGCCCGCCAGAAGACGGATGCGTGGGACCCGGACTACGCGGCCGGCGGGGCGTCACCTTTCTGCCAGAACGACATCTACAGTCGTGCCGCCAACCTCAAGCTCAGAGACGCCGACTGCGGCGCCGGACGCCGCAGAGTCAACCCTAACGCCGCCCGCAGAAAGTGCAACAAATGA